TTGGCTATTACTCATATAGATATTGTACAAATTTATTGTGCATAACTATTGTATAAAACTGCTCATTAACTATTGCGTATATAgatattattcaaatttatcGTTCATAATTATTGTATAATAGTGTTGGGtactattttaaattgtttattaattGATGGTAGTCgttaaataataattcaacCGTTATTATGGGCGTTCAtagatttaaaatcttaaatctAAAGACTTAACATGAAGATAGATActcatatatatgtgtgtgtgtaaatatatatatgataccaCTAACCATCACCATTAAGCACCACCTTCTTCATCTTTCTATTCCAAACAAAGTTCtcttaagaagaagaagaagaagaagaagaagagatgaatGAGAATAAGTTAAGAAAAGTGTTCGTCGGAGGACTTGGATGGGAAACGGAAAAGGAAGCACTGAGGGAGCACTTCAGCCAGTTCGGCGACATCGTCGAAGCCGTCATCATCTCCGACAAGTGCTCCGGCCGTTCCAAAGGCTATGGCTTCATCACTTTCACTAACTCCACCTCTGCCATTAAAGCCTGCCAAAATCCCACTCCTTTCATCAATGGCCGCCGAGCTAACTGCAATCTTGCCTTTCTTCGCTCTCGCCGCCTCCCttcctcctctcctcctccaccaccaccaccaccatcaccgcCACTTCAAGGTATTCTTTTGATCATTGATGAATGCTTACCAATGATCTCTCATTCattgatgttttatatatatatatatatatatttatgtaattatttatttatgtgtgatATATCATGGATGTGAAGGAGGAGGGAGGAAGGTGGTGGGGAGGGGGACTTCTTGGTATTGTTATGCTCCCGGGCCGTACAACCATATCACCGCCGGTGGGATGACGGCGTTCTACGTCgcctccgccgccgccgccgctgcGCCGGCGTACGGGTACGTGACTCCGACCATGTATTTTTGATTGGGGCCTGCGTGTTTTGACTGCTAGTTTGTCCTTCCACGTGAGATGTCTGTCGTGCACGTGAGACTCACGTGGGagtgggattttttttaaaaataaataaatatatacatatatactcggtaaaaataaataattgagagTCTGTCATTTTAAAAAGACGGTTTTAGCCCCTAGGAAAATGATCTTGTAGTTATCCGATTAAATACAACATTAGTATAACATTAGAACTAACAAaagcaaaacatgaataaaCATGTCTGTACAcattatatcattttgtacgaataagaacataaaaataaataattattttttaataatattgttattgAATATTAAAGTGTactataatgatatatatatatatatataataaatcttatattagagtttttatttttttaaaacaaatattagggtttttattttggtaaaacTATCggttagttatttatttttatttttttagataatatGGATAAACAACTACACATACTTTATTTACAGCTCTACTATGCACTCAATAGCGATTAGCGCGACCTTTAATATAGGACTCAAATATTTTACCGGTCATTGCGATTGTAGTAACTATTACtaattttattaacaaataaattaattaataataatttgttctATTTTCATTAACAGGTATTCTCCTTCCTGCATATCAAACTATGGCTACAATCAGGTGACATGAACCAAAACCTTTTAAAGTGTTCTtcattaaaaatgaagaaagaaaacaacataTAAAATTGACAAATTAAAGAGATTGAAATATAGAAACCTAACAATTAATGTTGGAGagtcataatatattaatatgttgaTCAGGGACAGTACTCTTGCCAAGGAACTGTGTTGGCTCCAAATGCAATTTTGCACATGtatcctatttatcattttcagCATCACCAGCCACAGGTTGTAGGCATTCCTGCTCAGTTCTTCTCACCGGCACCGCACGCATCGGCATTGATCTGTGGCTTTACTACGACATTCCCAGTCATCATCTCTGACCCTCTCGCGGTGTCTCCTACTAATGGTTTGtcgatattttattttatttattgtttaatgtgcgaagtttttttaagtaaattgattcaattcaatCTAAAAACTTTTACtgattatattaaaagaaattaataataaattatatatattcatgtcatCATATTCGatagtgttttattttgagaTCAAAGCGTCATTCGTTAAACTGTCATTgtagaatataattttattggatTCAACTCAAAacttataagaaaataaatcaaaataaagaacGAAATTTCATATATTAGAGTAAAACAATCGCCTTATATtgaatggtatgacatcaaagtgtaagggggagtcatgggttcaaatctctcccctaACAGTACTGTTCATATACTATTCACCCGgaatttttatactattctcatactgtacatatactATACATCTGGGTTCCAGTAAtgtttagtactgtttatattcataaaaaagggtgcttgtcgtctattattaaaaaaaaaaaaaatcgtcttatattgattaatttaaaaatataaatttaaatatataaattagtatatatatatttggtttacgtttgataatatatatatatacttttattagATGAGTTTGGCACCAAACTAAAGTTTCAagctattaattattatttttttaatattattagctAATTAAAGAAATCATACCTTTTCTGTTTTAGGTTACTCTAGATATATTATGATGAGCATCTTATACTTTCATCTTTGATGCCATGTTGATAGTAAAACAAAGATACATGACAAATTAGGAATTATCACTAaaatgtctttttctttttaggtttttctttcttcattgCATGATTTCATTAAGactcatttaaaaatttaattataaaaggaatgaatataagtttttttttttttatatttgatgcaAGATTCATTAACAGTTTATTTTGCAGTTGAAGCAGTAAAAGGATGCAGTTGATTATGAACAAATTGAAGGCTTAATTAAAATGAagtattaatgtttttattgtttatttatttttcattcaattagCCAATTTGGCTTCAATTTGTACCTTCTGACATGCATCACATAGATGCAAATATGTAACTGAAACATTGTCAGTTTACTGTTGTATTTTATCAGTAAACTTAgcaaattatttatgttttaatttttttttttttaaaaatatgttatataaattattattttaaaattcaatatttaattttaaagaaaaaaaaatcaatatttagaCCATTGAATTATATGGACCAACAGGGAGGACCTGATATCGAACTCCGAAATTCATTGAAAATAAGAACACAGAAGTTCGAAATTCATTGAAAATAAGAACACAGATATTTATTGAGCTTGCTCTACATATACATTCTTAAGGCGTAGgtgttatatttttagaaaaaaaaatttactccctatatttttttttttacttgt
The DNA window shown above is from Dioscorea cayenensis subsp. rotundata cultivar TDr96_F1 chromosome 12, TDr96_F1_v2_PseudoChromosome.rev07_lg8_w22 25.fasta, whole genome shotgun sequence and carries:
- the LOC120274015 gene encoding probable RNA-binding protein ARP1 isoform X1 — translated: MNENKLRKVFVGGLGWETEKEALREHFSQFGDIVEAVIISDKCSGRSKGYGFITFTNSTSAIKACQNPTPFINGRRANCNLAFLRSRRLPSSSPPPPPPPPSPPLQGGGRKVVGRGTSWYCYAPGPYNHITAGGMTAFYVASAAAAAAPAYGYSPSCISNYGYNQGQYSCQGTVLAPNAILHMYPIYHFQHHQPQVVGIPAQFFSPAPHASALICGFTTTFPVIISDPLAVSPTNVEAVKGCS
- the LOC120274015 gene encoding probable RNA-binding protein ARP1 isoform X2, with product MNENKLRKVFVGGLGWETEKEALREHFSQFGDIVEAVIISDKCSGRSKGYGFITFTNSTSAIKACQNPTPFINGRRANCNLAFLRSRRLPSSSPPPPPPPPSPPLQGGGRKVVGRGTSWYCYAPGPYNHITAGGMTAFYVASAAAAAAPAYGYSPSCISNYGYNQYSCQGTVLAPNAILHMYPIYHFQHHQPQVVGIPAQFFSPAPHASALICGFTTTFPVIISDPLAVSPTNVEAVKGCS